The Streptomyces rimosus genomic interval TCGTCGGCTACGCGCTGACCGGGCGGCGCGACGGCACCGACGAGCAGATGCTCGAACTGCTCGCCCCCTACGAGGGCCAGCGCCACCGCGCCACCCGCTTCATCCTGCTGTCGGGCCGCACCCTGCCGCGCCGCGCGCCGCGCTTTCCCGTCGGGAACATCGCGCCGCTGTAGCGGGCGTACGAACGCTCAGCGCACCACGACGAAGTCGTCGCCCGCGCGCGCCGGGCGCGGCCGGGGCGGTGCCGCGGGGCGGCCCACGGCCACCGCGCCCATCGGGTCCCAGCCGGCCGGCAGGCCCAGCACGTCCCGTACGACATCGCGGCAGAACATCGTCGAGGACACCCACGCCGAGCCCAGCCGCTCCCCGGCCAGCGCGACCAGGAAGTTCTGGATGCCCGCGCCGTTGGCGACGACGAACATCTCCCGCTCGGCGGCGTTGCGCCGCGCGTCCGGATACGTGTGGGAGCCGTCCATCACCAGGCACGGCACGACCAGGTACGGCGCATTGCGCAGCACATCCCCGCGGCGCACCCGCTTGGCGATCGACTCCTCGCTGAAGCCGTCTCCGCGCAGGTCGGCGATCCACGCCTCCCGCATCGCGTCCAGCAGTTCCGTACGCGAGCGCTCGGACTCCAGGAGGACGAAGCGCCAGGGCGTGGTGTGGTGCGGTGCGGGCGCGGTGACCGCGGCGGCGACCGCGCGCCGGACCGCGCCCGGGTCCACCGGGTCGTCGGTGAACTCGCGGACCGTACGCCGCAGGGTCACCGCTTCCCGTACGGCCTCGGAGGTGCCCAGCCGGAACATGTCGTTCTCGGCGGTGCGCACCAGGTCCCGGGCCCCGGCGTCGTCCCCGTCGCCGGCCTCGTCCGTACCGCCGTCGCGCACCACGTGGGGCAGGCCGCGGACCACCGCGACCGGCAGCCCCTCGGCCTTGCCCTTCACCAGGTCGCCCGCCGCGGCCAGTTCGTCGGCGGTGGCGACCACCGTCGCGCTGAGCGGATTGCCGTACGCGTCCACGCCGCCGCGCAGGTCGTCCAGCACCCGTACCCCGGCAGCGCCGATCGCGACATCCGTCAGCCCGCTGCGCCACGGCCGCCCGAAGGTGTCGGTGACGACGACGCCGACGCGCACGCCCAGCGCGGCCAGCAGCCCGTCGCGGATCGCGCGGGCCGAGGCGTCCGGGTCCTCGGGCAGCAACAGCACGGTTCCGGCCGCGGTGTTGGAGGCGTCCACGCCCGCCGCCGCCATGACCAGGCCCTGCCGGTTCTCCACGATGCGCAGCGTGCCGCGGCGCGCCACGACCCGTACCGTCTCCTGGTCGATGGCCGCCTCGCGGTCGGCGGCCTCCATGATCCGGCCCTCCGCCTTGCTGACGATCTTCGAGGTCACCAGCAGCACGTCGCCGTCGGCCAGACCGGGCAGCCCGGCACCGGCCGCCGCGGCCGCGATGATCTTGGCCAGGTCGTCGCCGGGCCGCACCTCGGGGATGCCGGGCAGCGCCCACACCCGGTACGCGGGGGCGGCGGCACCGGGGTCGCTCATCCGCGGACCTCCTCGGCCAGCGCCAGCGCCTCGCGGGCCATCGCGGCCGTCGCGTCCAGGTCCGTCATCATCAGCGGTACGGCCTTGCAGCGGATGCCCGCCTCCTCGACCCGGGGCACCGCTGCGGCGTCCACCGTGTCCACGAGCCAGCCGTCCAGCAGCCCGGAGCCGTAGTGCTCGGCCACCGCCGCGGCCGTCGACTCGACGCCGACCGCCGCCAGCACCTTGTCCGCCATGCCGCGCACCGGCGCGTCGCCGACGATCGGCGACAGGCCGACCACCGGCACCCCGGCGTCCGCGATCGCCTCGCGCACACCCGGCACCGCCAGGATCGTGCCGACGCTCACCACCGGGTTGGACGGCGGGAAGAGCACCACGTCCGCCTCGGCGATGGCCTCCAGCACGCCCGGCGCGGGCTTGGCCTGCTCGGCGCCGACCGGTACCACCGCCTGCGCGTCGACCGAGGCGCGCAGCCGTACCCAGTACTCCTGGAAGTGGACGGCCTTGCGCTCGCCGTCGATGTCCACGGCCACATGGGTCTCGATCCGGTCGTCCGACATCGGCAGCAGCCGCACCCCGGGCTTCCAGCGCGCGCACAGCGCCTCGGTCACCGCGCTGAGCGGGTAGCCGGCGCCGAGCATCTGCGTACGGACGATGTGGGTGGCGAAGTCCCGGTCGCCGAGCCCGAACCACTCGGGCCCGACCCCGTAGGCCGCCAGCTCCTCCTTCACCCGGAACGTCTCGTCGGCCCGGCCCCAGCCCTGTTCCTCGTTGATGCCGCCGCCGAGCGTGTACATCACGGTGTCGAGGTCCGGGCAGACCTTCAGCCCGAACAGGTGGATGTCGTCACCGGTGTTGCCGATGACCGTGATGTCGGCGTCCGGCGCCGCTGCTTTCAGACCCCGCAGGAAGCGGGCGCCGCCGATGCCGCCGGCGAGAACCACAATGCGCATGGGGCCAGCATGTCAGGGCGCGACCTGCTCGTGGGAGGCGCCCGCCGCGCAGCGTGCGCTGTGCATGGGCATCTCGGTCAGTCCGGGGAAGTAGACGTGGAGGCTGACCGCCGGTGCCAGGGTGTCGTTGACGACCTCGTGGACGTAGCCGGGGGCGAAGACGCGCTGCGCGCCCGCCGCCAGCGTGCGGTGCCCGGACGTGGTGTGCTCGCTCAATTCGCCCTCCAGCACGGTCAGTACGCCGGAGGAGGGGCCGTGGTCGTGGCGCCCGCTGCCCTGGCCGGGCAGCCAGGACAGCAGCCAGACCTCGTAGCCCGGCCCTACGCGGAGCCGGTGGTACCAGCGGGTGGTGGCGTCGTAGCGCACCAGCGGGGCCCAGGCGGCGCGGTCGGCGGCGATGTCGCGGGCGAGCCCGGCGAAGCCGGCGACGGTGGCCGGGTGGGCGGGGACGGGCGGGAGCAGATGCGCAATGGCGAGCGGGTCGCCGGCGATCTGGACGTCGCTGTTCATGAACGGGGATTCCTCGGCAAGGTGCTCGGGTGGCGCGGATCGGATGTCGCGAAAGCGGTGCTCGGCCGCGCGGGATGCGGGCGGCGGGCACGGGAGCCGTGCGGCGGGGTGCTGCGGGGAAGAAAGCTGGAGCTCGGTGGCGTCAACAGCTGGAACAGCGACAGCGGGCCTGGGCAGCGCAGCGGGACCCGTAGGCACGGGTCAGGCGGAGCGCAGGAATCGCTGGCATGCATGTAAGGAGACCGGGTACTCGGCGCCGTGTCAACCGGATGCCGGGTTTGGGCGAGATGTTTCACCTCATCCGGTTGCTGCGCCCGGCGAAAGGTTTGTGCAAACGAGGTTCGGAGCAGACGGCCGACATCCGCGCGCCCCTGCGCGCCGTTGCGCTCTCGTGACCTGAATGTGATCCGGCCCGCTTCGGTGCGCGAGGTGCAACGGCTGCGGCGCCCGTCGCGTCCTTGGGAGTGAGAAGGAAGTTACGGGTGATACGGCTGAGGAAGTGTCCTGTTTTTTGCCGATTTGAACACTTTCTGCATAGGCTTGGTTCCGCAGAGTGAATAAGGGGCCCAATAGCAGATCTCGGCTTGACTGGCCCGGATCGGCACACTTGTAATTTCACTCGTGTCGTTCAGCCGTCATCGGTAACGGCTGCATCACGGGGACGCAAAGACAGACGAGGGGCGCACATGACCGAGCTGTTCCAGGAATTGCTGGTCGAAGAGGCGGACGAGGAGCTCGGCTGGCAGGAGCGCGCGCTGTGCGCCCAGACCGACCCCGAATCCTTCTTCCCGGAGAAGGGTGGCTCCACCCGCGAGGCCAAGAAGGTCTGCCTCGCGTGTGAGGTCCGCTCCGAATGCCTCGAATATGCCCTCGCCAACGACGAACGCTTCGGTATCTGGGGCGGACTGTCCGAGCGCGAGCGGCGCCGGCTCAAGAAGGCAGCGGTCTGACGTCCGGCCGCACGGCCCGGCCGACGGGCCACAGCACCTCCCCAACTCCCCCAAATCTCTCCATAGACAACGATCCGCCTCCGGCTCCCACCCGCCGGAGGCGGACGCCTGTGTACGCGGCCGACGGACCCGCCGCCCGGAACCATTAGTGTGGGGCCGCGTCCGAGGCGCACCGACGCCCAGACGGGCAACCCGGCCACGGGACGTGCCGTCGCCCGCACCGCGTCGCCGTCCGTCGCAGTCCACAGCGAGCGCTATGCCGGGGGAGGACCCCGAGACCCCCGGGGAGGGCCCCTACCTCGATGTCCCTGCACAGTCAGCCGGCCGCCCAGGCCGCGCAAGCCGCCGCCCAGTACCACGACGGCACCCCAGAGTTCCCCCGGCACGTCGTCACCGCCGTGCTCGTCTCGCACGACGGCGAACGCTGGCTGCCCGACGCGCTGGCCGGGCTGCTCGGCCAGGAACGCCCGCCACAGCAGATCGTCGGCGCCGACACCGGCAGCGCGGACGGCTCCGCCCGGCTGCTCGGCGAAGCCCTCGGCGACGACCGGGTGCTCCACCTCGCCCGCCGCTCCGGCTTCGGCACCGCCGTCGACGAGGCCGTACGCGCCGCCCCCGTCCTCGGCCCCGACGACCTCCCGTACCTGCAACGCCCCAGCGGCTGGGACCCGGTCGGCCGCACCTGGCGCGACGACGCCTACGACCTGCCGGAACTGCCGCACGGCGAGCCCGTCCAGTGGCTGTGGCTGCTGCACGACGACTGCGCGCCCGAACCAGGCGCCCTCACCGAACTGCTGCGGGTCGCCGACGCCAGCCCCTCCACCGCGATCGTCGGCCCCAAGCTGCGCAGCTGGTACGACCGCCGCCAGCTCCTCGAAGCAGGCGTCAGCATCGCCCGCAGCGGCCGCCGTTGGACCGGCCTGGACCGCCGCGAACAGGACCAGGGCCAGCACGACCAGGTCCGCCCGGTGCTGTCCGTCTCCACCGCGGGCATGCTCATCCGGCGCGACGTGTACGAGCAGTTGGGCGGCTTCGACCGCCGACTGCCCCTGATGCGTGACGACGTCGACCTGTGCTGGCGCGCCCAGGCCGCCGGACACCAGGTCCTCGTCGCCCCCGACGCGGTCCTGCGGCACGCCGAGGCGGCCGCCCGCGAACGCCGCCCCATCGACTGCGTCGGCCGCTCCGTCGCCGGCCCCCACCGGGTCGACAAGGCGGGCGCCGTCTACACCCTCCTCGCCAACACCCGCGGCGTCCTGCTGCCGTACGTCGCCCTGCGCATCGTCCTCGGCACCCTGCTGCGCGTCCTCGCCTACCTCGTCGGCAAGGTCCCCGGCCAGGCCCTCGACGAACTCGCCGGACTCTTCGGCACCCTGCTGCGCCCCGGCACGATCCTCGCCGCGCGCAGGAAACGCGGCAGGCCCGCCGTCGAAGCGAGCGAACTGCGGCCCCTCTTCCCACCGCCCGGCGCGACCGTACGGGCCACCGTCGAACAGGTCGCCGGCAACCTCGCCGGCCGCTCGGCGCCCGAAGCGGCCTCCGCGGGACGGCACGGCGCCGTCGAATCCGGGCCGGGCGGCGACGACGCCGACTACCTGGAGATCGAGCAGTTCGCCCGGCTCAAGCGGATCGCCCGCCAGCCCGCCCCGGTGCTCTTCCTCGTCCTGCTCGTCGTCTCCCTCGTCGCCTGCCGCTCCCTGCTCGGCTCCGGCGCCCTCACCGGCGGCGCCCTGCTGCCGGTCCCGGACAGCCTCGGCGAACTCTGGTCGAGCTACCTCGACGGCTGGCACGCCACCGGCACCGGCAGCACCGCCGCCGCACCCCCCTATCTCGCCATCCTCGCCCTGGCGGCCACCTTCTTCCTCGGCAACACCGGCCTGGCCATGACCGTGCTGCTGGTGTGCTCCGTACCGCTCGCCGGACTGAGCGCCTACTTCGCCTCCCGGCCGCTGGTCACCTCCCGCCTGCTGCGCGCCTGGGGCAGCGTCGTCTACGCCTTCCTGCCCGCCGTCACCGGCGCCCTCGCCGGCGGCCGCATCGGCACCGCCGTCCTGGCGGTCCTGCTGCCGCCGATGGCCCGCGCCGCCGTCGCCGCAGGCGGCCTGCGGCTGACCCCCGGCACCCGGCCGAGCTGGCGCGCCGCCTGGGCGTACGCGCTGCTGCTCACCTTCACCACTGCCTTCACCCCGGTCGTCTGGCCCGCCGCCGTGGCCCTGGGCCTCGGCCTGCTGGTGCTGCGCGCCTTCGACGGCAACCGCGGCCTGCTCCTGCCGTACGCGCTGCGCTTCCTCGCCGTCGCCGTCACCCCGCTGATCGTCCTCGCGCCCTGGTCGCTGTCCCTGCTCACCCACCCCGCCGGCTTCTTCCGCGAAGCCGGACTGGACCTGGGCGCCGGACCGGCCTCCGTCCTGGACCTGGTCGGCATCAGCCCCGGCGGGCCGAAGGCCGCCGGCGGGGTGCTGCTCCTGGGCATCGTGCTGGCCGCGCTGGCCGCCACCCTGCGCGCCGACCGGCAGTTCGCGGTCCGTACGGCCTGGGCCGTCGCCGTGACCGGCCTGCTCCTGGCCGTCCTCGCCAACCGCTCCGCGTGGGCCGGACCCGGCGTCCTCGTCTACGGGCTGGCGCTGCTGTGCGCCGCCGCCGTCGGCGCCGAGGGCGTCCGCGCCCGTATGGAGACCCTCGGCTTCGGCTGGAAGCAGCCGGTCGCCGTGCTGATCGCACTGTCCGCGCTGATCGCCCCGCTGTACGCGGCGGCCGGCTGGATGATCACCGGCGCGGCCGGGCCGCTGGAGCGCCGCGCCGCCGTCCAGGTCCCCGCGTTCGTCGCCGAGGACTCCGGCTCCGTCGACCGGGCCCGCACCCTCATCCTCGACGGCGACGCCGGACACGTCGCGTACACCCTGGTACGCGGCTCCGGCGCGCGCCTCGGGGCCGCCGACATCGCCGCGGAGACCGGCGAGGACAAGCGGCTCGGCGGCATCGTCGCCAACCTCGTGGCCGGCTCCGGCGCCGACCAGACCAACCAGCTCGGCGGCTACGCGATCCGCTACGTCCTGGTCCGCGACGGCGCGCCCCGCGAGATGGGCCGCGTCCTGGACGCCACGCCCGGCCTGACCCGGCTCAGCCAGGAGGACGGCAGCGCCCTGTGGCGCGTGGACCAGCGGGTCGCGCGCGTCACGATCGTGCCGTCGGAGACCAAGGACGGCACCCGCGCGGGCCGCGCCGCCGCGCCGGTCCCGGTCGCCGCCGGACCGGTCGAGGCCCACACCGACCTGCCCAACGGCCCCGACGGCCGGGTGCTGCGCCTCGCCGACGCCGCCGACGCGGGCTGGCAGGCCACCCTCGACGGCAAGGCGCTCAAGCCGGTCAAGGCCGACGGCTGGGCGCAGGGCTTCGAGCTGCCCGCGACCGGCGGGCGCCTGGACCTCACCTACGACGACCCCATGGGCCACACCCTGTGGCTGTGGGCCCAGGGCCTGCTCGCCGTCGTCCTGGTGGTGCTCGCGCTGCCGGGCCGCCGCCGGGAGATCGACGACGACCTGCCCGAGGACGGCGTGGCCGCGATGGCCGCGCCGGCCGCCGCGGGCGAGGGCCGCCGGGCCCGGCGGCTGCGCGCGGCGCAGGCCGCCGGCGCTCCCGAAGGCGCGGAAGCGGGCGTCCCGTCGCCGCGCCCCGGCGACGGGCCGGTACCCGACCCGATGGCGCCCGCGGGCGCCGAGCACCCCGACCCGATGGCCGGCCAGACCGCCGACCCGTACGCGGCCGTCCCGCAGCAGCAGGTCTACGACCCGCAGCAGGGCTATGACCCGCAGGGCTACGGACAGCAGCCCGGCTACGGGCAGGAGCAGCCCTACGAGGCGGGCGACCCGTACCAGGGCGCGCAGCAGCCGCCGTACGGGCAGGGCCAGGACGCCCCGCCGTACGGGCAGGACGCGGGCGCGCCGTCGTACGGCCAGGACCAGTACGGCCAGCCGTACCCGGGCACCGCCCCCTACCCGCCGGACCCGGACCAGGCCGTCGGCCCGTACCAGCCCGGCGCCTACGACCCGTACCACTACGGCCAGCAGCCCCAGCAGCCGCCGCACCAGCTGCCCTACGGCGACGGCACGACGTACCCCGGCTCCTACCCCGAGCCCCGCCGCGACGGGAGCGACCAGCAGTGAAGCGCACCATCATGTCCCTGATCGGCGTGGCCGCGGCGCTCGGCGCGGTCACCGGCGTCGCCGCCGTCGCCGCCCCGGACGCGCCGCGGGACAGCGCGGCCAAGGGCGGCACCCGGCTGCCCGTCGAGCGGTCCGCGCTGCTGTGCCCGCCGCCCACCTCCTCGGAGGTCGGCGACACCACGTACACCGCCTT includes:
- a CDS encoding coenzyme F420-0:L-glutamate ligase, which gives rise to MSDPGAAAPAYRVWALPGIPEVRPGDDLAKIIAAAAAGAGLPGLADGDVLLVTSKIVSKAEGRIMEAADREAAIDQETVRVVARRGTLRIVENRQGLVMAAAGVDASNTAAGTVLLLPEDPDASARAIRDGLLAALGVRVGVVVTDTFGRPWRSGLTDVAIGAAGVRVLDDLRGGVDAYGNPLSATVVATADELAAAGDLVKGKAEGLPVAVVRGLPHVVRDGGTDEAGDGDDAGARDLVRTAENDMFRLGTSEAVREAVTLRRTVREFTDDPVDPGAVRRAVAAAVTAPAPHHTTPWRFVLLESERSRTELLDAMREAWIADLRGDGFSEESIAKRVRRGDVLRNAPYLVVPCLVMDGSHTYPDARRNAAEREMFVVANGAGIQNFLVALAGERLGSAWVSSTMFCRDVVRDVLGLPAGWDPMGAVAVGRPAAPPRPRPARAGDDFVVVR
- the cofD gene encoding 2-phospho-L-lactate transferase, which gives rise to MRIVVLAGGIGGARFLRGLKAAAPDADITVIGNTGDDIHLFGLKVCPDLDTVMYTLGGGINEEQGWGRADETFRVKEELAAYGVGPEWFGLGDRDFATHIVRTQMLGAGYPLSAVTEALCARWKPGVRLLPMSDDRIETHVAVDIDGERKAVHFQEYWVRLRASVDAQAVVPVGAEQAKPAPGVLEAIAEADVVLFPPSNPVVSVGTILAVPGVREAIADAGVPVVGLSPIVGDAPVRGMADKVLAAVGVESTAAAVAEHYGSGLLDGWLVDTVDAAAVPRVEEAGIRCKAVPLMMTDLDATAAMAREALALAEEVRG
- a CDS encoding cysteine dioxygenase, with the protein product MNSDVQIAGDPLAIAHLLPPVPAHPATVAGFAGLARDIAADRAAWAPLVRYDATTRWYHRLRVGPGYEVWLLSWLPGQGSGRHDHGPSSGVLTVLEGELSEHTTSGHRTLAAGAQRVFAPGYVHEVVNDTLAPAVSLHVYFPGLTEMPMHSARCAAGASHEQVAP
- a CDS encoding WhiB family transcriptional regulator is translated as MTELFQELLVEEADEELGWQERALCAQTDPESFFPEKGGSTREAKKVCLACEVRSECLEYALANDERFGIWGGLSERERRRLKKAAV
- a CDS encoding glycosyltransferase family 2 protein, with the protein product MSLHSQPAAQAAQAAAQYHDGTPEFPRHVVTAVLVSHDGERWLPDALAGLLGQERPPQQIVGADTGSADGSARLLGEALGDDRVLHLARRSGFGTAVDEAVRAAPVLGPDDLPYLQRPSGWDPVGRTWRDDAYDLPELPHGEPVQWLWLLHDDCAPEPGALTELLRVADASPSTAIVGPKLRSWYDRRQLLEAGVSIARSGRRWTGLDRREQDQGQHDQVRPVLSVSTAGMLIRRDVYEQLGGFDRRLPLMRDDVDLCWRAQAAGHQVLVAPDAVLRHAEAAARERRPIDCVGRSVAGPHRVDKAGAVYTLLANTRGVLLPYVALRIVLGTLLRVLAYLVGKVPGQALDELAGLFGTLLRPGTILAARRKRGRPAVEASELRPLFPPPGATVRATVEQVAGNLAGRSAPEAASAGRHGAVESGPGGDDADYLEIEQFARLKRIARQPAPVLFLVLLVVSLVACRSLLGSGALTGGALLPVPDSLGELWSSYLDGWHATGTGSTAAAPPYLAILALAATFFLGNTGLAMTVLLVCSVPLAGLSAYFASRPLVTSRLLRAWGSVVYAFLPAVTGALAGGRIGTAVLAVLLPPMARAAVAAGGLRLTPGTRPSWRAAWAYALLLTFTTAFTPVVWPAAVALGLGLLVLRAFDGNRGLLLPYALRFLAVAVTPLIVLAPWSLSLLTHPAGFFREAGLDLGAGPASVLDLVGISPGGPKAAGGVLLLGIVLAALAATLRADRQFAVRTAWAVAVTGLLLAVLANRSAWAGPGVLVYGLALLCAAAVGAEGVRARMETLGFGWKQPVAVLIALSALIAPLYAAAGWMITGAAGPLERRAAVQVPAFVAEDSGSVDRARTLILDGDAGHVAYTLVRGSGARLGAADIAAETGEDKRLGGIVANLVAGSGADQTNQLGGYAIRYVLVRDGAPREMGRVLDATPGLTRLSQEDGSALWRVDQRVARVTIVPSETKDGTRAGRAAAPVPVAAGPVEAHTDLPNGPDGRVLRLADAADAGWQATLDGKALKPVKADGWAQGFELPATGGRLDLTYDDPMGHTLWLWAQGLLAVVLVVLALPGRRREIDDDLPEDGVAAMAAPAAAGEGRRARRLRAAQAAGAPEGAEAGVPSPRPGDGPVPDPMAPAGAEHPDPMAGQTADPYAAVPQQQVYDPQQGYDPQGYGQQPGYGQEQPYEAGDPYQGAQQPPYGQGQDAPPYGQDAGAPSYGQDQYGQPYPGTAPYPPDPDQAVGPYQPGAYDPYHYGQQPQQPPHQLPYGDGTTYPGSYPEPRRDGSDQQ